Proteins encoded in a region of the Vitis riparia cultivar Riparia Gloire de Montpellier isolate 1030 chromosome 7, EGFV_Vit.rip_1.0, whole genome shotgun sequence genome:
- the LOC117919441 gene encoding uncharacterized protein LOC117919441 isoform X2 — protein MEDGHSHVYELLLKINILKDILYLVGWMIKGIVHCILLLCLLVIVFALSLCCIWEIKWYKTIKHIFSHEHEDLVQKGGQWLARKANSRLVVATLIATVAFTTSAAVPGGTKKTALHIFAIAL, from the exons ATGGAGGATGGGCATTCCCATGTGTATGAGCTTTTACTGAAGATAAATATTCTGAAAGATATACTGTATTTGGTGGGGTGGATGATAAAGGGAATAGTGCATTGCATCTTGCTGCTATGTTTACTGGTTATCGTCTTCGCTCTCTCCTTATGCTGCATATGGGAAATCAAGTGGTATAAG actataaaacatattttctcaCATGAACACGAAGATCTGGTGCAAAAGGGTGGACAATGGCTGGCTAGGAAAGCCAATTCACGCCTGGTGGTGGCTACTCTCATTGCAACTGTTGCCTTCACCACATCAGCAGCTGTACCAGGAGGCACCAAGAAAACAGCACTTCATATCTTTGCAATTGCTCTTTGA
- the LOC117919441 gene encoding uncharacterized protein LOC117919441 isoform X1 — protein sequence MEDGHSHVYELLLKINILKDILYLVGWMIKGIVHCILLLCLLVIVFALSLCCIWEIKWYKYQTIKHIFSHEHEDLVQKGGQWLARKANSRLVVATLIATVAFTTSAAVPGGTKKTALHIFAIAL from the exons ATGGAGGATGGGCATTCCCATGTGTATGAGCTTTTACTGAAGATAAATATTCTGAAAGATATACTGTATTTGGTGGGGTGGATGATAAAGGGAATAGTGCATTGCATCTTGCTGCTATGTTTACTGGTTATCGTCTTCGCTCTCTCCTTATGCTGCATATGGGAAATCAAGTGGTATAAG TACCAGactataaaacatattttctcaCATGAACACGAAGATCTGGTGCAAAAGGGTGGACAATGGCTGGCTAGGAAAGCCAATTCACGCCTGGTGGTGGCTACTCTCATTGCAACTGTTGCCTTCACCACATCAGCAGCTGTACCAGGAGGCACCAAGAAAACAGCACTTCATATCTTTGCAATTGCTCTTTGA
- the LOC117917862 gene encoding uncharacterized protein LOC117917862 isoform X2, with translation MQGKWDEAVKVYEQQPWLRPEKITEGGDTPLHIAVRDHQEWVVEKMVELVRTHSQQSEDVLKSKNKKGNTPLHLAASIGNVSMCQCFTKERNDLVGICNEDGENPLFLAARHGKIKAFICLLDKAWEPDLASSVNIHRRNKKGETILHCAIAGGHFELAFLIIKRYKDLGSSRDEKGVSPLHLLASQPTAFRSGTRLSLFDKIIYHCIFVLPTHFGDAKKSDNPAERQTLVKLLPVPWNNIKGLFFLIVKFIKICINPSGGEKAENARRALDEETPAQAIFEQGPASTPGQGAHEHSKEDEKKVGLSQRPDDLRNFPVNYDTCFNFIRLLIQAILLVLGIGRGYINKIQKKKEKHVWSAKILEKLLDKGKGHWYDSTGKDPVYTDRTILYEGENSMEAPWSVLPGETPENVPEYEESSKEGTSEKGVGNVMHKQVESSTNLMHKLLEEAQRSTGLIHELLVQAHRLPTMNESNQKWHKSIKEDSNLALMQTMCKAVNQTAKKLGDELLSGTENKNQETEKLRTPVLIAAKNGIKEMVESILDCSPMAIHDASPEKKNIVLLAVENRHPHLYKVLLKRVNNMTDSVFGAVDDNGNSALHLAAMFTDNRPRLIPGAALQMQWEVKWFEYVRNSRPPNFFPILNNNNESPQQIFTDNHKDLVQKGGEWLNNTATSCSVVSTLIATVAFATSTTLPGGNMDITGLPVLELKPAFHLFAISSLVALCSSITSTIMFLAILTSRQQEKDFAKDLPAKLLVGLTTLFLSILAILVSFCSAHFFVLQKELRTYALPIYAVTCLPVTLFAIAQLPLYVDLIWTTFSTVPQLPLEDNT, from the exons ATGCAAGGCAAATGGGATGAAGCGGTGAAAGTATACGAGCAACAACCCTGGCTCCGCCCTGAAAAGATCACCGAAGGTGGTGACACACCACTGCATATAGCTGTCCGGGATCACCAAGAATGGGTTGTTGAAAAAATGGTTGAGCTTGTTAGAACTCATTCTCAACAGTCTGAGGATGTTCTGaaatcaaaaaacaagaaagGGAATACCCCTCTCCATTTAGCAGCATCGATAGGTAATGTTTCAATGTGCCAATGCTTCACTAAGGAGCGCAATGATCTGGTAGGTATTTGTAACGAAGATGGGGAAAACCCCCTCTTCTTGGCAGCTCGCCATGGTAAGATAAAGGCTTTCATTTGCCTCCTAGATAAAGCTTGGGAACCAGATCTTGCCTCTAGCGTCAATATCCACCGTAGGAACAAAAAAGGCGAAACAATTCTTCATTGTGCCATCGCTGGAGGACACTTCG AACTAGcatttctaataattaaaagatataaagATCTCGGTAGCAGCCGTGATGAGAAAGGAGTCAGCCCTCTCCATCTCCTGGCAAGTCAGCCTACTGCATTCAGAAGTGGAACTCGCCTCAGCCTGTTTGACAAAATCATTTATCATT GTATATTTGTCCTTCCAACGCATTTTGGAGATGCCAAGAAATCGGACAATCCAGCAGAGAGGCAAACACTTGTGAAATTGCTGCCTGTGCCTTGGAACAACATCAAAGGACTGTTTTTCCTTATAgtcaaatttatcaaaatatgcATTAATCCTTCAGGTGGAGAAAAAGCAGAAAACGCTAGGAGGGCCTTGGATGAGGAGACGCCTGCACAGGCGATCTTTGAACAAGGGCCTGCTTCCACCCCTGGTCAAG GTGCTCATGAGCACAGTAAAGAGGATGAAAAAAAGGTGGGGTTGAGTCAACGTCCAGATGATCTACGTAATTTTCCAGTGAACTATGATACTTGCTTCAACTTCATCAGGCTTCTAATCCAAGCAATTCTCCTAGTCTTGGGAATAG GGCGAGGTTATATAAACAAGAtacagaagaagaaagagaagcaCGTTTGGTCTGctaagatcttggaaaaactaCTTGATAAAGGTAAAGGCCATTGGTATGATAGCACTGGAAAAGATCCTGTATACACGGACAGAACAATCCTTTACGAAGGGGAAAATTCGATGGAAGCTCCATGGTCGGTTTTGCCAGGTGAGACACCCGAAAATGTCCCGGAATATGAGGAAAGCTCCAAAGAag GGACAAGTGAAAAAGGAGTTGGTAATGTCATGCACAAACAAGTCGAAAGTTCTACTAATCTCATGCACAAACTACTCGAAGAAGCTCAAAGATCTACTGGCCTTATACATGAGCTACTCGTGCAAGCTCATAGATTACCTACCATGAATGAAAGCAACCAAAAATGGCACAAAAGTATCAAGGAAG ATTCAAATTTGGCTCTAATGCAAACGATGTGTAAAGCCGTCAACCAAACTGCGAAAAAATTGGGTGATGAGCTTCTTTCAGGAACTGAGAATAAAAATCAAGAGACAGAAAAATTGAGGACACCGGTATTAATTGCAGCAAAGAATGGTATCAAGGAAATGGTGGAGAGCATCCTTGACTGTTCCCCCATGGCCATTCATGACGCGAGCCCAGAGAAGAAGAATATAGTACTATTGGCCGTCGAGAATAGGCATCCCCATCTGTATAAGGTTTTACTGAAGAGAGTGAATAACATGACCGATAGTGTATttggtgcagtggatgataatGGGAATAGTGCGTTGCATCTCGCTGCAATGTTTACTGATAATAGGCCTCGGCTCATTCCTGGTGCTGCATTGCAAATGCAGTGGGAAGTCAAGTGGTTTGAG TATGTGAGGAACTCCAGGCCACCAAATTTCTTCCCCATCCTCAACAACAATAACGAGTCCCCACAGCAGATTTTCACAGATAATCACAAAGATCTGGTGCAGAAGGGTGGAGAATGGCTAAACAATACAGCCACTTCATGCTCTGTGGTGTCTACACTCATTGCAACCGTAGCTTTCGCCACATCAACGACTTTACCTGGTGGCAACATGGACATTACTGGACTGCCCGTTCTTGAGCTGAAGCCTGCATTTCATCTCTTTGCAATTTCGTCACTCGTTGCACTTTGCTCTTCAATCACCTCCACTATCATGTTTCTTGCCATCCTCACATCCAGGCAACAAGAAAAAGACTTTGCCAAAGACCTGCCCGCAAAGCTTTTGGTTGGATTAACAACTCTTTTTCTGTCCATATTGGCCATCTTGGTCTCCTTCTGCTCTGCCCACTTCTTTGTGCTCCAAAAAGAACTCAGAACTTATGCACTTCCAATATATGCTGTGACGTGCCTGCCAGTAACTCTTTTTGCCATAGCCCAGCTTCCATTATACGTTGATCTCATATGGACTACTTTCAGCACAGTGCCTCAGCTTCCTTTAGAGGACAATACCTAG
- the LOC117917862 gene encoding uncharacterized protein LOC117917862 isoform X1 — MAEHTGSGSTKNDEVRRILFDYAMQGKWDEAVKVYEQQPWLRPEKITEGGDTPLHIAVRDHQEWVVEKMVELVRTHSQQSEDVLKSKNKKGNTPLHLAASIGNVSMCQCFTKERNDLVGICNEDGENPLFLAARHGKIKAFICLLDKAWEPDLASSVNIHRRNKKGETILHCAIAGGHFELAFLIIKRYKDLGSSRDEKGVSPLHLLASQPTAFRSGTRLSLFDKIIYHCIFVLPTHFGDAKKSDNPAERQTLVKLLPVPWNNIKGLFFLIVKFIKICINPSGGEKAENARRALDEETPAQAIFEQGPASTPGQGAHEHSKEDEKKVGLSQRPDDLRNFPVNYDTCFNFIRLLIQAILLVLGIGRGYINKIQKKKEKHVWSAKILEKLLDKGKGHWYDSTGKDPVYTDRTILYEGENSMEAPWSVLPGETPENVPEYEESSKEGTSEKGVGNVMHKQVESSTNLMHKLLEEAQRSTGLIHELLVQAHRLPTMNESNQKWHKSIKEDSNLALMQTMCKAVNQTAKKLGDELLSGTENKNQETEKLRTPVLIAAKNGIKEMVESILDCSPMAIHDASPEKKNIVLLAVENRHPHLYKVLLKRVNNMTDSVFGAVDDNGNSALHLAAMFTDNRPRLIPGAALQMQWEVKWFEYVRNSRPPNFFPILNNNNESPQQIFTDNHKDLVQKGGEWLNNTATSCSVVSTLIATVAFATSTTLPGGNMDITGLPVLELKPAFHLFAISSLVALCSSITSTIMFLAILTSRQQEKDFAKDLPAKLLVGLTTLFLSILAILVSFCSAHFFVLQKELRTYALPIYAVTCLPVTLFAIAQLPLYVDLIWTTFSTVPQLPLEDNT, encoded by the exons ATGGCAGAACACACTGGATCTGGATCTACGAAGAATGATGAAGTTAGGAGAATCTTATTCGACTATGCTATGCAAGGCAAATGGGATGAAGCGGTGAAAGTATACGAGCAACAACCCTGGCTCCGCCCTGAAAAGATCACCGAAGGTGGTGACACACCACTGCATATAGCTGTCCGGGATCACCAAGAATGGGTTGTTGAAAAAATGGTTGAGCTTGTTAGAACTCATTCTCAACAGTCTGAGGATGTTCTGaaatcaaaaaacaagaaagGGAATACCCCTCTCCATTTAGCAGCATCGATAGGTAATGTTTCAATGTGCCAATGCTTCACTAAGGAGCGCAATGATCTGGTAGGTATTTGTAACGAAGATGGGGAAAACCCCCTCTTCTTGGCAGCTCGCCATGGTAAGATAAAGGCTTTCATTTGCCTCCTAGATAAAGCTTGGGAACCAGATCTTGCCTCTAGCGTCAATATCCACCGTAGGAACAAAAAAGGCGAAACAATTCTTCATTGTGCCATCGCTGGAGGACACTTCG AACTAGcatttctaataattaaaagatataaagATCTCGGTAGCAGCCGTGATGAGAAAGGAGTCAGCCCTCTCCATCTCCTGGCAAGTCAGCCTACTGCATTCAGAAGTGGAACTCGCCTCAGCCTGTTTGACAAAATCATTTATCATT GTATATTTGTCCTTCCAACGCATTTTGGAGATGCCAAGAAATCGGACAATCCAGCAGAGAGGCAAACACTTGTGAAATTGCTGCCTGTGCCTTGGAACAACATCAAAGGACTGTTTTTCCTTATAgtcaaatttatcaaaatatgcATTAATCCTTCAGGTGGAGAAAAAGCAGAAAACGCTAGGAGGGCCTTGGATGAGGAGACGCCTGCACAGGCGATCTTTGAACAAGGGCCTGCTTCCACCCCTGGTCAAG GTGCTCATGAGCACAGTAAAGAGGATGAAAAAAAGGTGGGGTTGAGTCAACGTCCAGATGATCTACGTAATTTTCCAGTGAACTATGATACTTGCTTCAACTTCATCAGGCTTCTAATCCAAGCAATTCTCCTAGTCTTGGGAATAG GGCGAGGTTATATAAACAAGAtacagaagaagaaagagaagcaCGTTTGGTCTGctaagatcttggaaaaactaCTTGATAAAGGTAAAGGCCATTGGTATGATAGCACTGGAAAAGATCCTGTATACACGGACAGAACAATCCTTTACGAAGGGGAAAATTCGATGGAAGCTCCATGGTCGGTTTTGCCAGGTGAGACACCCGAAAATGTCCCGGAATATGAGGAAAGCTCCAAAGAag GGACAAGTGAAAAAGGAGTTGGTAATGTCATGCACAAACAAGTCGAAAGTTCTACTAATCTCATGCACAAACTACTCGAAGAAGCTCAAAGATCTACTGGCCTTATACATGAGCTACTCGTGCAAGCTCATAGATTACCTACCATGAATGAAAGCAACCAAAAATGGCACAAAAGTATCAAGGAAG ATTCAAATTTGGCTCTAATGCAAACGATGTGTAAAGCCGTCAACCAAACTGCGAAAAAATTGGGTGATGAGCTTCTTTCAGGAACTGAGAATAAAAATCAAGAGACAGAAAAATTGAGGACACCGGTATTAATTGCAGCAAAGAATGGTATCAAGGAAATGGTGGAGAGCATCCTTGACTGTTCCCCCATGGCCATTCATGACGCGAGCCCAGAGAAGAAGAATATAGTACTATTGGCCGTCGAGAATAGGCATCCCCATCTGTATAAGGTTTTACTGAAGAGAGTGAATAACATGACCGATAGTGTATttggtgcagtggatgataatGGGAATAGTGCGTTGCATCTCGCTGCAATGTTTACTGATAATAGGCCTCGGCTCATTCCTGGTGCTGCATTGCAAATGCAGTGGGAAGTCAAGTGGTTTGAG TATGTGAGGAACTCCAGGCCACCAAATTTCTTCCCCATCCTCAACAACAATAACGAGTCCCCACAGCAGATTTTCACAGATAATCACAAAGATCTGGTGCAGAAGGGTGGAGAATGGCTAAACAATACAGCCACTTCATGCTCTGTGGTGTCTACACTCATTGCAACCGTAGCTTTCGCCACATCAACGACTTTACCTGGTGGCAACATGGACATTACTGGACTGCCCGTTCTTGAGCTGAAGCCTGCATTTCATCTCTTTGCAATTTCGTCACTCGTTGCACTTTGCTCTTCAATCACCTCCACTATCATGTTTCTTGCCATCCTCACATCCAGGCAACAAGAAAAAGACTTTGCCAAAGACCTGCCCGCAAAGCTTTTGGTTGGATTAACAACTCTTTTTCTGTCCATATTGGCCATCTTGGTCTCCTTCTGCTCTGCCCACTTCTTTGTGCTCCAAAAAGAACTCAGAACTTATGCACTTCCAATATATGCTGTGACGTGCCTGCCAGTAACTCTTTTTGCCATAGCCCAGCTTCCATTATACGTTGATCTCATATGGACTACTTTCAGCACAGTGCCTCAGCTTCCTTTAGAGGACAATACCTAG
- the LOC117917278 gene encoding uncharacterized protein LOC117917278 isoform X1, producing the protein MESSRCKKGSSQAACHCICWKFSNVNPSIRTKNCPDLYPMAIHGIDSGRKNIVLLPMEDGHSHVYELLLKINILKDILYLVGWMIKGIVHCILLLCLLVVVFALSLCCIWEIKWYKYQTIKHIFSHEHEDLVQKGGQWLARKANSCLVVATLIATVAFTTSAAVPGGTKKTALHIFAIAL; encoded by the exons ATGGAATCCAGTCGCTGCAAAAAGGGTTCCAGCCAGGCGGCATGTCACTGCATATGCTGGAAATTTAGCAACGTCAATCCATCTATAAGGACAAAGAACTGCCCTGACCTTTACCCCATGGCCATTCATGGCATTGACTCAGGGAGGAAGAATATAGTGTTACTACCGATGGAGGATGGGCATTCCCATGTGTATGAGCTTTTACTGAAGATAAATATTCTGAAAGATATACTGTATTTGGTGGGGTGGATGATAAAGGGAATAGTGCATTGCATCTTGCTGCTATGTTTACTGGTTGTTGTCTTCGCTCTCTCCTTATGCTGCATATGGGAAATCAAGTGGTATAAG TACCAGactataaaacatattttctcaCATGAACACGAAGATCTGGTGCAAAAGGGTGGACAATGGCTGGCTAGGAAAGCCAATTCATGCCTGGTGGTGGCTACTCTCATTGCAACTGTTGCCTTCACCACATCAGCAGCTGTACCAGGAGGCACCAAGAAAACAGCACTTCATATCTTTGCAATTGCTCTTTGA
- the LOC117917278 gene encoding uncharacterized protein LOC117917278 isoform X2 gives MESSRCKKGSSQAACHCICWKFSNVNPSIRTKNCPDLYPMAIHGIDSGRKNIVLLPMEDGHSHVYELLLKINILKDILYLVGWMIKGIVHCILLLCLLVVVFALSLCCIWEIKWYKTIKHIFSHEHEDLVQKGGQWLARKANSCLVVATLIATVAFTTSAAVPGGTKKTALHIFAIAL, from the exons ATGGAATCCAGTCGCTGCAAAAAGGGTTCCAGCCAGGCGGCATGTCACTGCATATGCTGGAAATTTAGCAACGTCAATCCATCTATAAGGACAAAGAACTGCCCTGACCTTTACCCCATGGCCATTCATGGCATTGACTCAGGGAGGAAGAATATAGTGTTACTACCGATGGAGGATGGGCATTCCCATGTGTATGAGCTTTTACTGAAGATAAATATTCTGAAAGATATACTGTATTTGGTGGGGTGGATGATAAAGGGAATAGTGCATTGCATCTTGCTGCTATGTTTACTGGTTGTTGTCTTCGCTCTCTCCTTATGCTGCATATGGGAAATCAAGTGGTATAAG actataaaacatattttctcaCATGAACACGAAGATCTGGTGCAAAAGGGTGGACAATGGCTGGCTAGGAAAGCCAATTCATGCCTGGTGGTGGCTACTCTCATTGCAACTGTTGCCTTCACCACATCAGCAGCTGTACCAGGAGGCACCAAGAAAACAGCACTTCATATCTTTGCAATTGCTCTTTGA